A window of the Loxodonta africana isolate mLoxAfr1 chromosome 3, mLoxAfr1.hap2, whole genome shotgun sequence genome harbors these coding sequences:
- the NUF2 gene encoding kinetochore protein Nuf2 yields the protein MEALSFPRYNVAEILIHIRNKILTGADGKNLSKNDLYPNPKPEVLHMIYMRALQIVYGIRLEHFYMMPVNSEVMYPHIMEGFLPVSNLFIHLDSFLPICRVNDFEIADILYPKAKRTSRFLSGIINFIHFRESCRETYMEFLWQYKSSLDKMQQLNAAHQEALMKLEKLDSVPVEEQEEFKQLSDDIQELQQLLNQEFRQKTIVLQDGNSQKKSDISEKTKRLNELKLSTASLKEVQESLKAKIVDSPEKLKNYKERMKDTVQKLKNSRQEVMEKYETYRDSVDGLPSCQREVQLYEKKIQDLADSREKLTSNLKESMNLEDQIESEESELKKLKAEENSLKRLLIVKKEKLATVQFKINKKHEDTKQYKRTVIEDCNKVQEKRGAVYERVITINQEIQKIKFGIQQLKDTTEREKMKSQEIFLNLKTALEKYHEGIEKTAEDYCAKIDEKAAELKRRMFRFSA from the exons ATGGAAGCTTTGTCTTTCCCCAGGTATAATGTAGCTGAGATTTTAATTCATATTCGGAACAAGATCTTAACAGGAGCTGATGGTAAAAACCTCTCCAAGAATGATCTTTATCCAAACCCAAAG CCTGAAGTCTTACACATGATCTACATGAGAGCCTTACAAATAGTATATGGAATTCGACTGGAGCATTTCTACATG ATGCCAGTGAACTCCGAAGTCATGTATCCACATATAATGGAAGGCTTCTTACCAGTCagcaatttatttattcatct GGATTCATTTCTGCCCATCTGTCGGGTGAATGACTTCGAGATTGCTGATATTCTATATCCAA AAGCAAAACGGACAAGTCGGTTTTTAAGTGGCATTATCAACTTCATTCACTTCAGAGAATCATGCCGTGAGACATACATGGAGTTCCTTTGGCAATAT AAATCCTCTTTGGACAAAATGCAACAGTTAAACGCTGCACACCAGGAGGCATTAATGAAATTGGAGAAACTTGA TTCTGTGCCAGTTGAAGAGCAAGAAGAATTCAAGCAGCTTTCGGATGATATTCAGGAACTGCAGCAATTGCTGAATCAGGAGTTTCGTCAAAAAACA ATAGTGCTGCAAGATGGAAATTCCCAAAAGAAATCAGATATTTCAGAGAAAACCAAGCGTTTg AATGAACTAAAATTGTCCACAGCAtctttgaaagaagtacaagagAGTTTGAAAGCAAAAATTGTGGATTCTCCAGAGAAGCTAAAGAATTATAAAGAGAGAATGAAAGATACAGTCCAGAAGCTTAAAAATTCCAGG caAGAAGTAATGGAAAAATATGAAACCTATCGAGACTCGGTCGACGGCTTGCCTTCATGTCAGCGGGAGGTGCAGttatatgaaaagaaaatacaagaccTTGCAGATAGTAGGGAAAAACTAACCAGTAACTTAAAGGAG AGCATGAACTTGGAGGACCAAATTGAGAGCGAAGAGTCAgaactgaagaaattgaaggcCGAAGAAAATTCATTGAAAAGACTTCTGATCGTGAAGAAGGAAAAACTTGCCACAGTGCAATTCAAGATAAATAAGAAGCATGAGGATACCAAGCAGTACAAACGCACCGTGATCGA GGATTGCAATAAAGTTCAAGAAAAAAGAGGTGCTGTTTATGAGCGAGTAATCACAATTAATcaagaaatccaaaaaattaaattTGGAATTCAGCAGCTTAAAGATACCACTGAAAGGGAGAAAATGAAGTCTCAG gaaatatttctaaatttaaaaactgCTTTGGAGAAGTACCATGAAGGCATTGAAAAGACGGCAGAGGACTATTGTGCTAAAATAGATGAAAAAGCAGCTGAACTGAAGAGGAGGATGTTCCGATTTTCAGCATGA